In Frondihabitans sp. PAMC 28766, a genomic segment contains:
- a CDS encoding lectin, whose amino-acid sequence MAVRPRRIALGVSVTVIAAGIFVPGVAAQAATGASTPYVANPASLVDPTIGTSGAVDDFPGADVPFGMVQWSPDTPSRPAGGGYEYNDKSVTGFSLTHISGPGCSASGDIPILPSSGALSADPGNATLPLDHSAETAQAGYYKLAASGITTELTSTQRSGAAKFTFPKGDQSNLTFKLSDSAAGSSNTRFQVVSPTEVTGSVTSGNFCGASDQYTVNFDMKFNQPISGYGTYQNSTVQSGAKSLDITKNIAPSVKQQATLQPKSSNGVTRTRPDVQGKATPSAGVATPKQKAVVSPPVTGADGAYVSFDTSSNPVVQANVGISYVGTANAKLNRTTEDPAFSFAKTHAAATASWNSMLSKIQIGGGDTASQKTFYTAMYHALLHPNVFSDVNGQYAGFDGQTHTAAKGHDEYANYSGWDIYRSQVQLAAMVAPQQTSDSIRSMLNQYDQTGQLPKWALNNGESYVMVGDPSDAIIADAYAFGAKDFDTSAALKAMETEATTPGNVRPGLTDYLDTGYLPLDGQYSCCNFYGAVSTQQEYNTADHSISTFASALGQKSVAQTYAARSNNWQNVFNPATNYLEPKLASGAYAAGFTPTSSNGFVEGSSAQYTPMEPFDIKGLAEAAGGNAAWISKLDALTSTIKNPTAANADFGNEPSIEIPWEYDYVGAPYKTQETVRSIQQQIFTNQPAGIAGNDDLGTMSAWYVWSALGFYPETPGTSDLALGSPLFAKAAIHLPSGKTLTVNAPAAGASTPYVQSMTSAASGAASASWSKAYLQPGLITSGGTVGFTLASTPNTSFAAAAADAPPSDTTGLGSALGYAKQDVVVTAPGKAATVTIGARNLTAKAQTVSWTAAGGTGVSVSPASGSLLLKKSGDGTAQVSVTAPTTEGRYYATFSLRDAVGNPLPKVVVEIDVAKPGSLWPFYNDAGIASDGASTSGSFDGEGWSYSQQALAAAGLTAGSTVTSNGLDYTLPTPTSDGLDNIQAGGQTVPLQGTAGATHFGILGAAANGNPGSEGSFTITYTDGTTQNLTLGLSDWTLNGNSVTTPTDDNTIAATTPYRDTSSGGRDTVKAYLFSADAALTPGKTVASVTLPSTVTNGALHVFAFAVGTPKG is encoded by the coding sequence TACAACGACAAGTCGGTCACCGGCTTCAGTCTGACCCACATCTCGGGCCCGGGCTGCTCGGCGTCGGGCGACATCCCGATCCTGCCGTCGTCCGGTGCGCTCAGCGCCGACCCCGGAAACGCGACCCTGCCGCTCGACCACTCGGCCGAGACGGCCCAGGCCGGCTACTACAAGCTCGCAGCGAGCGGCATCACCACCGAACTGACCAGCACGCAGCGCAGCGGTGCCGCGAAGTTCACCTTCCCCAAGGGCGACCAGTCGAACCTCACGTTCAAGCTCTCCGACAGCGCTGCAGGGTCGTCGAACACGCGGTTCCAGGTCGTCAGCCCGACGGAGGTCACCGGATCGGTGACGAGCGGCAACTTCTGCGGCGCCAGCGACCAGTACACGGTCAACTTCGACATGAAGTTCAACCAGCCGATCAGCGGCTACGGCACCTATCAGAACTCCACCGTGCAGTCGGGTGCGAAGTCGCTCGACATCACCAAGAACATCGCCCCGTCGGTGAAGCAGCAGGCGACCCTCCAGCCGAAGTCGTCGAACGGCGTCACCCGCACGCGCCCCGATGTGCAGGGCAAGGCGACGCCGAGCGCCGGCGTCGCGACACCGAAGCAGAAGGCCGTGGTCTCGCCGCCGGTGACCGGAGCCGACGGCGCCTACGTCAGCTTCGACACCTCGTCGAACCCGGTCGTGCAGGCGAACGTCGGAATCTCGTACGTCGGGACGGCGAATGCGAAGCTGAACCGCACCACCGAGGATCCTGCGTTCTCGTTCGCGAAGACGCACGCGGCGGCCACCGCCTCGTGGAACTCGATGCTGTCGAAGATCCAGATCGGCGGCGGCGACACCGCGTCGCAGAAGACCTTCTACACCGCGATGTACCACGCGCTGCTGCACCCCAACGTGTTCAGCGACGTCAACGGGCAGTACGCCGGGTTCGACGGGCAGACGCACACGGCGGCGAAGGGTCACGACGAGTACGCCAACTACTCGGGCTGGGACATCTACCGCAGCCAGGTGCAGCTCGCTGCCATGGTCGCGCCGCAGCAGACCAGCGACTCGATCCGGTCGATGCTCAACCAGTACGACCAGACCGGGCAGCTGCCGAAGTGGGCGCTGAACAACGGCGAGTCGTACGTGATGGTGGGTGACCCGAGCGACGCGATCATCGCCGACGCGTACGCCTTCGGTGCGAAGGACTTCGACACCTCCGCAGCCCTCAAAGCGATGGAGACCGAGGCCACCACGCCGGGCAACGTGCGACCCGGCCTGACCGACTACCTCGACACCGGCTACCTGCCGCTCGACGGGCAGTACAGCTGCTGCAACTTCTACGGCGCCGTGTCGACGCAGCAGGAGTACAACACCGCCGACCACTCGATCTCGACCTTCGCCTCGGCGCTCGGCCAGAAGTCGGTGGCCCAGACCTACGCTGCTCGCTCGAACAACTGGCAGAACGTGTTCAACCCCGCCACCAACTACCTCGAGCCCAAGCTGGCTTCGGGGGCGTACGCGGCAGGATTCACACCGACGTCATCGAACGGCTTCGTCGAGGGCTCGAGCGCGCAGTACACGCCGATGGAGCCCTTCGACATCAAGGGTCTCGCTGAAGCGGCCGGCGGCAATGCGGCCTGGATCAGCAAGCTCGACGCGCTGACCTCGACGATCAAGAACCCGACGGCTGCCAACGCGGACTTCGGCAACGAGCCCTCGATCGAGATCCCGTGGGAGTACGACTACGTCGGCGCCCCGTACAAGACGCAAGAGACGGTCCGCTCGATCCAGCAGCAGATCTTCACCAACCAGCCCGCGGGGATCGCCGGCAACGACGACCTCGGCACGATGAGCGCCTGGTACGTCTGGAGCGCCCTCGGGTTCTACCCCGAGACGCCCGGAACGAGCGACCTGGCGCTCGGCAGCCCGCTGTTCGCCAAGGCCGCCATCCACCTGCCCAGCGGCAAGACGCTGACCGTGAACGCCCCTGCGGCCGGTGCCAGCACGCCCTACGTGCAGAGCATGACGAGCGCTGCCAGCGGTGCCGCCTCGGCATCCTGGTCGAAGGCGTACCTGCAGCCGGGTCTCATCACCTCAGGCGGCACGGTCGGGTTCACGCTCGCCTCGACGCCGAACACGTCGTTCGCGGCGGCTGCCGCTGACGCGCCTCCGTCGGACACGACGGGGCTCGGCTCGGCGCTCGGCTATGCCAAGCAGGACGTCGTCGTCACGGCTCCCGGCAAGGCGGCCACCGTCACGATCGGCGCCCGCAACCTGACCGCCAAGGCGCAGACCGTGTCGTGGACGGCCGCGGGGGGCACCGGAGTCTCGGTGTCGCCGGCATCCGGGTCGCTGCTGCTCAAGAAGAGCGGCGACGGCACGGCGCAGGTCTCCGTCACGGCTCCGACGACCGAAGGCCGCTACTACGCGACCTTCAGCCTGCGCGACGCCGTCGGCAACCCTCTGCCGAAGGTCGTCGTCGAGATCGACGTCGCGAAGCCCGGCTCGCTGTGGCCGTTCTACAACGACGCCGGCATCGCCTCCGACGGGGCCTCGACGTCGGGCAGCTTCGACGGCGAAGGCTGGTCGTACTCCCAGCAGGCGCTGGCCGCAGCAGGTCTGACCGCAGGATCCACGGTGACCAGCAACGGTCTCGACTACACCCTCCCGACGCCGACCTCCGACGGGCTGGACAACATCCAGGCCGGCGGGCAGACGGTGCCGCTACAGGGCACGGCCGGGGCGACCCACTTCGGGATCCTGGGCGCCGCCGCCAACGGCAACCCGGGCTCGGAGGGGTCGTTCACGATTACGTACACCGACGGGACGACCCAGAACCTGACCCTCGGGCTCAGCGACTGGACGCTCAACGGCAACAGCGTGACGACGCCGACCGACGACAACACGATCGCCGCGACGACGCCGTACCGCGACACCTCCTCGGGCGGCCGCGACACGGTGAAGGCGTACCTGTTCAGCGCCGACGCCGCGCTGACGCCGGGCAAGACCGTGGCCAGCGTGACGCTGCCCTCGACGGTCACGAATGGCGCACTGCACGTGTTCGCCTTCGCGGTGGGCACGCCGAAGGGCTAG